Proteins encoded within one genomic window of Humulus lupulus chromosome 1, drHumLupu1.1, whole genome shotgun sequence:
- the LOC133802009 gene encoding 2-oxoisovalerate dehydrogenase subunit alpha 2, mitochondrial-like: MALWTRKSVNVVNHFVSKLGVLGTINPSSWSHSFHQRHPISDACAPNLKNPVVDIVNTPTHFAFCRFESTIAEKHSDSFHDFDANQQALDFPGGKVTFSPELKFISESPEERVHCYRVLDNNGQIISGSTYVQVKKEVALKMYSEMVTLQVMDTIFYEAQRQGRISFYVTTIGEEAINIASAAALTLDDLIFPQYREPGVLLWRGFTLQEFANQCFGNKDDYGKGRQMPIHYGSNKLNYFTISSPISTQIPQAVGAAYSLKMNKKDACAVTYFGDGGTSEGDFHAALNFAAVREAPVVFICRNNGWAISTPTEDQFRSDGIVVKGQAYGIQSIRVDGNDALAMYSAVHAARNMAIREHRPVLIEALTYRVGHHSTSDDSTKYRSAEEIEWWRLARDPVTRFRQWIESNDWWNAEAESELRYSVRKQMLQAIQMAEKVEKPAVANLFTDVYDVPPSNLVEQEKLLRETVKRHPKEYPSDVPV, translated from the exons ATGGCTCTTTGGACTAGAAAATCTGTCAATGTTGTCAACCATTTCGTTTCAAAGCTGGGTGTTTTAGGCACGATCAACCCGAGTTCCTGGTCTCATTCTTTCCATCAAAGACATCCTATTTCAGATGCATGTGCTCCAAATCTCAAAAACCCAGTTGTAGATATTGTTAATACGCCAACCCATTTCGCTTTTTGTCGTTTTGAGTCCACCATAGCTGAGAAACATTCGGATTCTTTTCATGATTTTGATGCCAATCAACAG GCCTTGGATTTTCCAGGAGGAAAAGTCACATTCTCTCCCGAATTGAAATTCATTTCTGAATCCCCTGAGGAGAGGGTACACTGCTATAGGGTCCTTGATAACAATGGACAGATTATTTCAGGCAGCACCTATGTACAG GTAAAAAAAGAAGTTGCTCTAAAAATGTACAGTGAAATGGTCACACTTCAAGTGATGGATACTATATTCTATGAAGCGCAAAGACAAGGGAGAATTTCTTTTTATGTAACCACAATTGGAGAAGAAGCCATCAACATTGCATCTGCAGCAGCGCTAACTCTTGATGACCTTATCTTTCCTCAG TATCGGGAACCAGGAGTGCTATTATGGCGTGGTTTCACCCTGCAAGAATTTGCAAATCAGTGTTTTGGTAACAAAGATGATTATGGTAAAGGCAGGCAAATGCCTATACACTATGGATCTAACAAGCTCAATTACTTCACCATATCATCACCTATATC TACACAAATTCCTCAGGCTGTTGGTGCTGCATATTCATTAAAGATGAACAAAAAAGATGCCTGCGCAGTCACTTATTTTGGTGATGGTGGGACAAGTGAG GGTGACTTTCATGCTGCTTTAAACTTTGCGGCAGTTAGGGAGGCACCGGTTGTATTCATCTGCCGAAACAATGGATGGGCTATCAGTACACCAACAGAAGATCAGTTTCGAA GCGATGGTATTGTTGTTAAGGGTCAGGCATATGGAATCCAAAGTATTCGAGTAGATGGCAATGATGCGCTTGCAATGTACAGTGCTGTTCATGCTGCACGTAACATGGCAATTCGTGAACACAGACCAGTCTTAATTGAG GCACTAACCTATCGAGTGGGACACCACTCAACATCTGACGATTCAACCAAGTACCGATCAGCTGAAGAGATTGAATGGTGGAGATTGGCACGAGACCCTGTTACTCGGTTTAGACAATGGATCGAAAGTAATGATTGGTGGAATGCTGAGGCTGAATCAGAGCTTAGATACAGTGTGAGAAAACAG ATGTTACAAGCGATTCAAATGGCTGAGAAGGTAGAGAAACCAGCAGTCGCAAACCTTTTTACAGATGTATATGATGTTCCACCATCCAACCTTGTTGAGCAAGAGAAGTTACTGAGAGAAACGGTCAAAAGACATCCAAAGGAATACCCATCAGATGTTCCTGTCTAG